In Bacteroidota bacterium, the genomic window AAATTTAAAGAATCTGTATCTATACGTCTTGAAATTCTGGATTTAATTTCATCCATATGAGCATAAGTTTCATTATAACCTTTAGCAATAATCTCATTGGCTTTCTGAAAATCAAGAAGATTTACATCTGTAAATTTTGTTTCAATCAAAATTCCTAAACTATCAGGTAAATTATAATTGGTTTTGTTCATAATCATATTCTCCAATTGAAGAATAATATTGCTTTCATCAGGTTTTGCAGAATTTGAGGCACATTTGCTACCAATGATAATATCGGGCTTAAATTCTTTGGATACAACATCCCAAGGGAAATTATTATAAATTCCTCCATCAAAAAGTAAATGCCCATCAATTGTAATGGCTTTAAAATAAAAAGGGAAAGTCATAGAAGCCCTTACAGCACTGCCTAAATCGCCATTTTTAAGAACCATAGCTTTATTCCCGTATACATCAGAGGCAATACAACGAAAAGGAACAAATAAATGATTGAAATCACGTTTTGAAGCAGCGGTAGGACCAGCCATCAACTGTAAAAAAGCAAAATCCATTTGATGAGTAGGGATTAAATTAGTTGGAAGGATAGGCCGAGGTCCACCAGTAGAATCCTTTCCTGTAAATCTTACATTGATTAAGGAAGCATTTTCATCCTTCTTTTTAAAATAATACACATATTTTTCCTGAATTTTTCCAGTAGACCAAATTTGAAACTCAGGAGAAGAAACCAACTTTTCCATTTCATCAGTAGTATAACCAAT contains:
- a CDS encoding patatin-like phospholipase family protein translates to MLKKFICFLFLIVFSSAIFGQKVALVLSGGGAKGLTHIGVIKALEENHIPIDYIAGTSMGAIIGCLYAIGYTTDEMEKLVSSPEFQIWSTGKIQEKYVYYFKKKDENASLINVRFTGKDSTGGPRPILPTNLIPTHQMDFAFLQLMAGPTAASKRDFNHLFVPFRCIASDVYGNKAMVLKNGDLGSAVRASMTFPFYFKAITIDGHLLFDGGIYNNFPWDVVSKEFKPDIIIGSKCASNSAKPDESNIILQLENMIMNKTNYNLPDSLGILIETKFTDVNLLDFQKANEIIAKGYNETYAHMDEIKSRISRRIDTDSLN